The DNA window CCGTAGGCTTAAGATCAGGAGGTCTGCTATTGGCTAAATAGCGGACAGGCATCCCTGCCTCCGGATCGTATCGTTTCTGGTCTTTGGACAGCCTCGGTGCTCTTTAAGCCTCGCTAGCGCCACTTCATTACCGTCCTTGTAGAAGTTCTACTTACGTGCCGTCATTGTCAGACACTGTGCCGGTGAGGCAAGGCCGTCGTCGTCATGATAGTCCGCGAGTTCGGCGACGATTTCTTTGATCAACCGGGCGTGCTCGGCTTTCGCCAGTTCAGCCATTGTTTCTGCGATGGGAGATCCAGCAATGGCCCCGGTGATAAAGGTCTCCGAGTTTGGGTGGCGGGCGAACTTTACATCTAAGGTGACGTGGCTGTCTCGGAGCCGGGCACCCTCCGCCAGTTCATGCAAGCGGCCACGGTCGCCGAGTGAATAGATCATATCCCACGGCGCGGTAGTCCCAGCGCCGAACTCCCTGTCGAGCACGGTCGCGAACGCCTCGCCTATAGGCGCGCGGGTTTTCCAAACGCTAAGGGCGAGAAGGCCGCCAGGTTTCAGTACGCGAGCCATCTCGGCCATCGCGGCGGGCTTGTCGGGCATAAACTGCAGGCCCTGCTGGCAGAGCACGACGTCGAAGGTATCGCCGGGCAAGGGCATGGTGGCGGAGTCGCATTCGAGCCAAGAAATCTCCGAAAGACCGGCCTCGGCGGCGAAACGCGCCGCGGCCTCGAGCATGCGCGGATTGACGTCGGTCCCGGTCACATTCGTGGCTGCGCCAGAGCGAGAGGCAGCTTTGCGAGCCACAACTCCGGTACCGCAGGCGACATCGAGCACCAGGTCACCCGAGGTGACGTCGGCCGCGGCAACCAACTCATCAGCGCAACGACCCATCTGAGCCCGAACCCAGCAGGCCTCGTAGACATCTGGACCGCCCTGCTTCAACTGAAAGCCGGATTCGTGAGACATCGGAAAACCTCCTAGAGGTGTTACGCTACCGTGCTGCTACGCTCATAGCCTAAGCGCGACCCGGCCGCTGCCGAGTTGAGCTTTTAAGTCGCCGATCGAGGGGGCGTTGTAGAATGCCCGAGTGTGCCCAGAAGCAGATCTAAGACGCCAAGGGCGGTTTATCGCTATTCATGCTGGACATGCGCAGCTTCCAAGATCCGTCCCGTTGCTTTGCCGCGACATTCAGCGATATCCCGCTCTCGGTGATGAGGCTTCCATCGTCCTGCGGATAATCACCGGAGTAAGAAACCAAGCAGTAGGCCATCGAGCCATCTGCCGCGGCGTCCTCGACGGTCACGCACTTGTTTGTTTCCCCTTGCTGGTACCAATCTTTGAAAAGTTCGCGAAGCGCTTGGCGGCCTCGTTTGGGTAAGCTGTAAGGTGAAAAGATTGTTGCGTCCTTCGTATAGAGATCTACGCAGGTATCGATATCTCCCTCAACGAAACCTTTGGTCCAGCGGTCCATCAAGGTCTGCATCTCGTCATGGATGGGCATCTAGCGTCTCCTAACCAACAAAATTGAGATCAAGAGCATAGCTCTCAGTTTCTTTGATCGAGTCTGCGGGCCTTACGACCTGGATGACTCGGTCGCTACTTGACGATGATGTAGAATTTGCGGAGCGTTTCCGTGATCTCCAATTTCACCTTGGCACCCTTTGGGATAAGGAACGTATCGCCGGCAACGAACGTCTCTTTTCTTCCAGCGGAATCGGTGAGATCGAGGCTTCCCGACAAGATCGTCATCAGTTCGTTGCTGGAATAGGCGTCTATATCCACCGAAATGGGTGCACACTCCCAAACCCCCGACGTGATCGAACCGTC is part of the Limibacillus sp. genome and encodes:
- a CDS encoding cupin domain-containing protein gives rise to the protein MSEAFHRFLPDGDPKNGMAPSHAVPANAFTTEDHAELRHKVFETEDGSITSGVWECAPISVDIDAYSSNELMTILSGSLDLTDSAGRKETFVAGDTFLIPKGAKVKLEITETLRKFYIIVK
- a CDS encoding nuclear transport factor 2 family protein, with the translated sequence MPIHDEMQTLMDRWTKGFVEGDIDTCVDLYTKDATIFSPYSLPKRGRQALRELFKDWYQQGETNKCVTVEDAAADGSMAYCLVSYSGDYPQDDGSLITESGISLNVAAKQRDGSWKLRMSSMNSDKPPLAS
- a CDS encoding methyltransferase domain-containing protein, translating into MSHESGFQLKQGGPDVYEACWVRAQMGRCADELVAAADVTSGDLVLDVACGTGVVARKAASRSGAATNVTGTDVNPRMLEAAARFAAEAGLSEISWLECDSATMPLPGDTFDVVLCQQGLQFMPDKPAAMAEMARVLKPGGLLALSVWKTRAPIGEAFATVLDREFGAGTTAPWDMIYSLGDRGRLHELAEGARLRDSHVTLDVKFARHPNSETFITGAIAGSPIAETMAELAKAEHARLIKEIVAELADYHDDDGLASPAQCLTMTARK